The DNA window CACACACACTCCCGTCCACAGTGTCCAGGGAAACTTTTGGGACTACAGGCTGTGGTTGTGGCTTGGACGGCTGCCATCCAATGGCCACTTGCGGTTCTGCCGGCGTCCGAAACTCGCTGGCCGACTTTCCCTCATAGTTAAGCATATCGGTGATTTTTGGCTCTGTCCAGCCAATAATGATCTCCTTGCTGGGCGCACTCTTCCGACTGCTCTCCTGTCGAATATTCCGGGCGTAATTGGAACCGCGCTTGGACTCCACCACGCGCTCGATGTCGCTGAGTGAGGGGCAGGTGGGCAGATGCTTGCCGCTCTTGGGCTTCTCCATCTCGGCTAAGTAGTGACACAAAACTCATGAGATGCGAaagcaaaaaaacaaatgaaaccGTAAGCCAAATTTTTAGgacataaaattttatttggtaaatACAATTGATTTTTGGTAAAACTATTTTGGAACTAATTCGATTTGGTTACGGTTTCATTGTCTTGGGCTTGGGTTGGCTACTTACCCAAGGGAAAGGACCTGCGCTGGCTGTCCTTCCTGCGCGAAGGTTCCACTTTGCTAACGGGCACCTGGACGCCTCGCTTACGCAGGAACTCGTCCAGCACACGCTCCGCCTCGCGCACCGAGGGATTCGTGGAGGTGAGCGAGGATTGCGAGAGCTTGCCGTCCAAACTTTGAGAGCCTCGTCGCGGTGGCTTCGGTGGCGGCAGCTGGGAGTCGCGTGCCTTGAAACTGACTTGGCCCTGCGAGAGTCGCTTCTGTAGAAGACGCCCCCCTGCTCCAGAACTGCGTCGCGAACGGGAGCTCCTGCGACTTGGGGGCTCTGTGGCCAGCACATCCTTTTCCTGCGCCTCCTCCACGGCAGATTCCTGCTCGCTGATGTTGGACAGAACAGGAGCTGAGGGCTTGTAGGCTATGGGTTCGTAGGGCTGCATTTTGGTGGTTTCCCTCAGGGTTTGGGAGCTCCTCTGATGGCAGCTGGAGCCTGACAGCTTCTGGCGATTCACGCGCACCTCGGACACCACACAGTTATCGTGCAGCTCCTGGATGATGTGGATAAGCGGCTCATCCTCGCCGCCCACGGCTCTCAGGCGACTGACAGCGGTTAGAGGAGTTTTGAAGTTGGATTTTACATTGGCCGGTTCGCTTTGACGACGTTGCTCCGCCTGCTGCCGCTGGCTGCCCAGATTGTTCTGCTTGGCGGGCTGAAAAAGGGTTGTTTAATATGGCGTCTAGAGTGGGCTGGGGGTGGTGGGCCTACCTTAGAGCTCTCGGAACGCCTGCTGCGCCTGGGCAGCCGCACGTGCTGGTCACGTGGCGGTGCCGTGGAGCCGCAGTCCCCGCTGTCGCTGGTGAAGCAGTAGCAGAAGCCGTTCTGGCAGGGCTTGCCCTTGCGCTCCTGCTCCTTGTTGCAGCGGTTCTGGTTGATTAGGTCCGCATCCGTGGCCCGGCGGACGCGGGGCTGCTGCCTGGGCATGTTGTTCTCGCAGTCGCGGCTCTGGGACCCTGAGACCCTGCGGATGCGGCGCGCCCGGAACTCGTCGATGCACTCCTGCAGGCTGAACGACGACGTGGAACCGGACTCGGCGgaatcctcctcctcctcttcgtcCTCCTCCCCCTCTTCTTCGTCCACTAGAACGTGTTTCGAGAACTTTGAACCTGCAAAAGTCTGCGGGCCAAGCTGCAGTTTACCGAAATTGCTATTTAATACGGGCGTAATGCTTACGGTGGCCATTTTGAAGTCGACTTGTGGAGCTGATAAGGCCAGCTGCATGTGCTCCACTTTCCCACGTTGCACACACTTTCTACCCCGGCTCTAGTTCGTGGGTTTCCAATCAAAACGACGCCGCGCCTGCATCTGCAttgttgttttcccttttGTGCCGCTTCTTCTCTATCAGAACAACCCTGTCTTCTGTCAGAGATGCGCAACTGGCTGGAAGCAGGGAAGAGAGATAACTACGAACAagtttatacaaaatattcaaactattttcactttttttacattttttccgaaAGGTTTTATTTAGCCTACATGCTAAGTAAGATTCTCCCAACCAAGCAAATGAAAAACCATCAATTTATGCTCTTGAGCCatgtttaaaatacatttgctAGCTAGCTAGCCATCTCTAGCTAGCTGAAAACAGCTGTCAGCTGTTTGCGGCATGAGGTTACGTCGTCTCTGATTACGAAAAGtcttaaaaattagttttaaactattttgaaataaaaataagcacAAAATGTCAAACAGTCACTTGTTCCTGAAGTCCGGCTTTCCACGGGCTCCCCTGCAAAATGGAGTGGGACGCTATGTCTGCCAGCTGCAGAGGATTACTCTCAAGTTCTGCAAGAATAATGGATCCAGCAGGGGCATGCGGTATGGAagttcattaattttaaaataaatataaccatttagtaacttattaaaaaactcCTCAGCGACTTCATCGAGAACCACTTGGTGGACTTCGCCAAGGAGAATCCTGGCATTGTGGTATATGTGAAGCCCAGGCGCCACCGCACTCCTGTTTTGGTGGGGGAGTATTGTGagtacaatttatttataattaccTGAATACTATATAAATAGTGATTGTTTTCAGTGAACGGCGAGCGTGAGTGGATGAGCTGCAGGAACAGCACCCAGGAGGAGATCTCCAAGTGGATTGACCTGCTGAAGACCCAGAACGGCAGCTCCAGCTCTCTGCGCCTCCGCAAAATGTGGCACACGGATGTGCCCTCCATCCAGGGCCCGTGGACACCCTTCCTGCTGCGCTCACCAGATGCCCAGGGCCAGGTGTATCCCAGTGAAGAGGCGTCCAAGCCCCTAGAGACGCCACAAACCGCCACCGAGAAGCTCATCGAACTATTCCGACAGCAGCAGCTCGAGAGTGGCAAGGAAGCCCACGAAGTTCTGAACAAAAAGCGAGCTGAGTAGTAGAAAGTAAGCCTCTTTGGTAATTGTTGCTTTTAtattgataaaaatatatatgatataaatttaatatttgcgcGTAGATCAGCCAATTGAGCGTTGAAGAGGGACCGTTGTTAATTTGTCTGattctttttttcatttaaatatttctaaaatgaattgctatatgtaaatataaacattggGATCAAAGACGGCCTTTCGATGCCTTTGGTAAATCTTGTAAAGATAGTAATATCCTTCGGGCATCAGGAgaagaatataatttatgatacattttattattctgAAGGCATGGAATTTAAGGGATTACAATcgtttcaagaaaaatgtaCAGATAGGTTTGGAACCAAATGGATATATAGTTCCTAATCAATTGCGAATTTTAAAACAGCCTTTTTACTAGAGGTTTATTGTTTCCCGAAAGTTTTAAATCCCTATTCGAAATGTCCGCCGTGGGCCATCTTAAGACGCTCCTTCGGCGTTGCCAGATCCGGGGAGAAAGAACCCCAGAGAGGTCTTCGCGCAGAGCTTTCAGGTGAGACCCGAGCTCGCCTCACCTGCTAGCCCCATCCGATCTTCAGTTTCGATCGAGACGCACTTGAGTGCGGACGTGTGGTGCGCTTGGGCTTGCGATTTCCGATTTCCTGCTGAGCTCTGCGGTGTCGTCGCATACTTCGTGCCTTCCGGAGCGTGGATCCCCTGGATTTTTGCGGTCGTTGTGCAAGTGCTCGGCAGTCACGTACAGCCGTTGCAACAAGAGTACGAAAGTATCGAAACTGACGAACCAAAAGCCGCCAGAAGCAACCAAATCAATGTGGCAAATAGTGTACTTTCGATGCGCGCTCGTTGATTGATTAACACATCACCTCCCACACTCATACCCATAGGTACTGCAGTACTTATTGCTCAGTACCCGCTTCCCTGTGGGTGCAATCCGCTGGAATCGAAAACTTCGCGGTGTGCATCGTCAGCGGAGAAcgttaaaaacaacaaaagcgaGTTAAGAGTGCCGCGGTTGCATTGTTTTGACTTTGATCGTGTGTCGTGCGCTCCGCAATCCGCAATCCGTCAGCCGCCCCTCGCCCCATCGACGGAGCGCGTGCGTGCTGTAACTCTTGATTAGCCCCGGTCGGTCCTGGATTCGGATTGGGATTGGAACCAAGATTGGGATCTTCCAGTGCGCCTGCATTTTTCCTAGCTTGCCGCCGCCCACATCCAGCTCTGGCATTCGCCATTGCAGCTCGTTCTGTCTTCAGGTAAGCCAGGTCTTCCTTTGGGAACCATAAGTAAAtgcattttctaaaaatataaaatatataagaaatgTTAAGTACAATACTAGGTATCCACTTTGGGGATTTTATGTTCACAAAACAGATTGTCTTTAAAAACTAATGTACGATCTTCATAAGGAAGTGTAAATGGAGTCTATCATTactaatatattattattccaGTGTCTTTAGTATTGCATGGTTAGCATAATCCTTGTCCATTCATAGATATACGAAGAACATCAGACAATGGGGCTTAATTATATCCCTAACCCAAATCGACTTTATAGTTTACTATTATTACTAAtgattatcattattataatcTAGAATACAATGCGTGTAACCCACATAGCAGACTTtcagattttaaaattgttaaaaaatcaaaatgtatatattacAAAACTACAGTATTTTCTTGGCGTGTAACTTCGCCTTGGGCTCGTTACCATGTccacatatatatttaggACGTGCAGGAAGACCAAGCCGAAGAAGCAGCAGGAATGCCCGCTGAATTGGCAATGCAAACGGGCACTCGGCTTTGGAATTCCCTGCACATGCCGCAGCGGAAGATGGAAAAAAGTGAAATTCGCCCCGAAACCTTTGTAATTATAGACACTCGCCATACGAGCCGGTTCGATACGCACACACAGTGCAGTGCCAGGCATAATTTATTGCATATTAGCGCTTGGCAGCTGACAGCTGCTTTTGGGATTGTTCTCCGGAGATCGATGTGGGATGGGGCCGCCAGAATCGAGGCGAAGCCGAGGCAGGTGGGATGAGATCACCTCTAAAACCGAGCCCAGGCGAATCGGCCAAGAATGGCCGAAACCCCAAACACTAACTCCAAAATCGCGTATGCGCTCTGTAAGTCCATTAATCACAGGCGAATAAAAAGACATGTCGAACTCGCTGTGAGTCACCTGTATTCTGGGTCTCCTCTTGGCTTTCATTAGTCCACCTTATCCAGCAGGGGAATCTAATTAATTCTCCTTTGTTTTCATCACCCCGATAACTGTTTGTCTCCATTCCATTCGAGCCGCTTAGGCTAATGGCTGACCCTCTAAGCCAATCAGTCGGAGAGCTAGGTGTAGGTAGGTGGTGCAGGGAAAAAATCTGTGGACTCGCTtctctatttttttaaatatttaatctttAGTCTAAATTCCAACAACTTTATGCAAAGCATAACGATATGTTCCTGAAATGATCCCCTCAAAATCTATAAATACAACGTTCCCTTTTTAATAGAACTTATCCAAAACGATAACTTTATTCAGAATTATTGTAATAGATGATTACCATTTTGGTGcaatgatttttaattttagaattgTTTTCAGTTTCCAAATTAAGATAggttttcttatttattataacttataatattgagtgcTTTTAAAGACTTAAAATGCTCCAaccatattattattaattgtgGAGATTACATTATAGTCTTATTTCAAAAGGGGACAAACTCTATCCACAGGCTATAACCTTTCCGACCAATTTGGTACACCCCAGAGTGATCTCCCCTCATCTGTGATGTATTATTTCTCGGTGTACCATCGATTTGACCAGCACAGTGCCGCGTCACGCCAAGATCGGACCGTGGAGAAACAGAAGCCTAGGCAGAAGTGACCTTGAGGGTAAAACTCCCGCGACTCGCGGCTCTCTTAGTCACGCCCGGAATGCAGCCGAGCAGCATTGGCAGCTGCAAAGGCCAAAACCGGAtggcatccacatccacatccaccaGCATCTAGCGTCTAACGCCTAATGGCCAACACAGGCACACGGGTCTGTGTGCGCGATTGGGGCAGGCTTTTTCTGCCCACACCACGCAGGTTCTCTTATTTCGGGGGCattataaaagtatttaatgCCACTCACATAAAGCTCTATTATTAACATACTTACCCGCGGCGAATTCCAGCGcccaataaacaaaaacacgcCAATAAGCCCCGAAAAATAACAgcttaaaacaaaaagccacCAAAACACAGAAGAAAAAAGTGAGAATGCGCGAGGGCAAACGAAACCAGAATCAGAATCTCGGGACGGGTTTGTCTAATGGTCGTTGCGGGGGGCGGGGGAGGTGTGGGGTCCACTTGGCTAACAAACTGGTTGGTAACACACACTCGGCTCAGGTGGGGGGACCTTGGAGCGCATCTTGACTCTTCAGGAGTAATTCGAGCTGTCAAAGTCGGACGAAAAGCAATTTGTAATCTGTGCACTTGCTCGCAGCCAAGACGAACCCGCACATTTCGGCCACGCAATATATGCCAGATTTTATGGCGAATATTTCGCATTCGTTGGCCAAATTGAatctaaaattgtttttatcgCTGCCCCGCGTCGAGATGCTGCGcgttcgttgcctaagtcttttgtaTTGGGCCCAAATGGATTGGCATTTCGGCCGCGTGCGCTTCAATGCCGCGGATATTTGTAAGCGGCCCGTGTAAATGGCCATAATCGCACTTCGGATTACGCAAAAGAGCGTAGCAATTCACTTTGCAATGCGTAAGGCGTCCGCCGACTGACCTTAGATGTTTATCGAATTCGCTGGGCATTTGCTTTggcaaaaatagaaaaaaacttGGCCAGCACGCCCCAAATGACACACAAACGCCTCTGCCAAAACCTTTTTTCTGCGAAAGTTATTCTCCCGATTTGCTGACAAAAGAGGGCTAAAAAGCATTTGCCGTTAACGACTTTGgcgcaaatattttcaaagattttacACGGGTATTTATGTGAAGCCCGACAGGTTTCTGCAACTCATTAATAAATTAGCAGGTGGATGCGACTGCGATTGTGATGGTGAGCCGGGAATGTCATTGCGATCGCTGACGCCAATCGCCGAGATGATTTGGCACAAAAGAGGGTCGGCAGGGGAGCAGGGAGAGTATCCCACAAATGatttaatgtttataaatacGATTTACGCCTCGATCTGATCGGTTTTATGGCCATCGTTGAGTCGTGAATGTACTTTAGCCACTGCGAAAAAGGCCTGACGATTGATCTAATCGTTTCAATGATATTTAACTATCcctaaaaatcaaaatatatatattcttcttATGAGGCGACATTAAAAACTACTTGGGGCACAatataatacaataaatattttaaaatcaatcactagtaaatatttaaaatatacaaattatccctttaaaattgaatatttttatataataacaataaaatgaCTTAATTTATCCATTGATTTTTAGTActcttaaatacaaattattttcatgCGATTGTGAGCAAGTATAACACACAATATATACCttaaaaaattccaattttatttaaatagtaAGATCTGTATTACCTGAATTGTTTATACAAGATTTTAGTAATTTACGTATTAAGTAAAGGGGCAAGCAAAAGCTATCATAACAAAGCTGTCAGTGGTTTTCCTGCTCCCCCGGCCTTCTAATGCCAGAGGCCCACTCAGCCGAAACGGCCATCATTTAATCTCGCTGCCTGGCCGTATGAAATGCGATCTTATAGGCAAAGTTTACTTCAAGTACTTGGGCTGGCTCTCGCCGGCCTGGAGATCAAGTTTAACGGCCATAAAGCGACTGCAAATAAACGCTTGTTTGCTGTTTGCTCGCTTGTCTGCCGCCAGTTAACCCTTGGATTCACCCTGACCCCGTGGGTGACCCTCCGCGGCGGAACCCGTGTAGCTCGTTCTTGTGAAAGTCGAAGAAATCAAGAGCCGAACAgcgaattaatttaatttcggaAATGCTGATGCCGAAAGCGAAAGACCCTCCGGAGACAAACTGGCTGCACCAGTTCGACGGGATTACACGGTTCCACTATGCTAATCAACGGAAATTATACGGTCTGTATATATGTCACTAAATCGGAAATGTGTGGGATATACTATATAGCATTTATAAAAGccaaaaatggaatcattTGTCAGCCCAGTGATGGCTTAATCTTCATAATTGATAGAAAACCATCGAAAATGACCGATGTGTTTGCACTTTTGCCTTTCCTTCAGTTGCATTCCGAGGCATCCGAGTCGAAATCGAAGGTGAAATAGACAACAAACACAAATCAATGAAAAACTTGGACTAGGCAGAGGCAACTTTCACTGCGAACCGAAGATGTCATCGTAGCTCTGATAAAAAAACCAGCCAATGGAATTGATTAACGAGCATTAGCACTTTGGATGGCCGAAAGCTATTAATATAGTCTGAAAAGTATGGTGAATGAATTAAGGAATGGAAAATAGCTCCGCctattaatattatatgtaAGCAacatatttttctctgtgcacccGAGTAATTATAATGAGCCAACCTGGCACACATGTTTGTCAATCACATATTATCGACGAGCGACTCCCCGGCCAAGTTCGGTGGCGGATTCGTGGTGCGTGACATTAAAGTTGAGAAATTTCGCGCAAATAGAAATCCAAACACGAAATGTTTAAGGCAAACAGCATAAAAGCAGCCCCAGCACTCGCATAACCGTCATGACGAGCTGATTTTCGCACCGCACAGCAGCCGCAAGATCTGTTTGGCTCTTGGCTGTATGCTGTTGGCTCGAATCGAGTAGCCAGTCTCATGGACCGTTAAGAGCCGCTGGCCAAAATACACATATCACCCATACGCCGGGTGGTGCGAACAGTTCGTCAAAAGCCGCGATTAGAAAGTCAGTCGGCTGCGCCAGCTTGCTAATCATTTTCTGGACAATTTCCTCTTTTATTGGGCCATAACTCTTGCAAAAATTTCAATGAACCTTAGTAATGTGACCTCGCAGCACTGGCACtatattttcgattttttatttatttcattttataatatttatacctagCTACTTTTCATTCATCAAATATTtccagtatttttatttttctaagccCCTAAAAGCAAAAGGCAGAAAAGCAAAGGATAAAATTTCTTATACCATAAAGATATgaattgtaataaaatatacGAGTATTGTTGAAGATctctaaaattctaaaaaataagtgaattataaaaaacaaaaccaaatagCTATATATCTAAACctctataaaatataaaatttgacTTTATATGAAGCTATGTTATGCTTTTAAAttctagaaaaatattttgagaatCTTTTAGAgttattggaaatttaaaaataatatttgctgAAATCCCCGAGGGTTCTTGACAAGATGTTAGCAAACTACCCAACCTTTGTTTGTGCCTGCTGATCCCAACGAATCTCTGTGATCTGTCTTCCTTGTTGGCCTCTCCCCCAGCCGCTAAGTGGTTACACAACCGCCATTGGCAAATGGCCAACACGCTCtcatttaaaatcaatttcggCTCTTTTACTTAACCATTTTGTACTTATCTAGCCGAATTGCGGGCTGCCATGTTATTCTCTAATTTGGCTGGCCGAAAGTGGAGCGTTCGCGAGGTATTTTGGTCAAGAGTGTGCCGCAGATCGGGCTCCAGCTTCGAATTTCGGGGCTTTGGGAGCGGCCAGAGGCGCTACACTTGCCGCCCCGGAGTCCTCGTCTTGGCCGGGTCCGATAGCATCGATCTATCGGCGATCCATTAATAGTTGACTGTATTTTGTTTTGGGGCCAGTAACCGGTTGGCGGAGCCCAAACAGCAGCCGACTCAGTCACAGATACAAAGAGGGagctacagatacagatacagatacaagtGCTGGCGTATTTTGAAAATCGTATCTGAGGCCCAACATGAATGAGCTTTTCGAGTATTTCGTAACCAGTTGGACTGCATTTTTTCCCCTCGCTGTCGCCGTGAATCGAACATGAGTAGCGTGGCCAAATGTTTGTGTCCGCAGCCACAGTTGGCCATAATCGACGTGTCGTAGGAGCCGAGTCAAGTGTTCTTTTCGTTCGAATCGCGTCGAGTTGCGCTGAGTGGAGGACTTCAGTTTAATGGCGTGTGAATTGCATTCGAATCCGCTTCGCTCTTGGAATTCGCTCCACGTCCGAGTCAAGTTCGTTAATTACATCTCGGTTCTAATTAGTGGAAATGCAAAGCACTCGAGaggcaattcaattaaagtaATTGCTCGCCTCACCTGAGCCTCTTAAGTCAGCTTTACTTCCACTCCAGGCCCAAACGGTTTTCCCTCAGCCAGTTGGGTAACGAAGCTCGGTTTTGGCCAACTCATGACAGCCCGACCAGCCAGTTGACTTGGCATCACGCAGGCCCCCTCCGAGGAATGGAGTTTCCCACTTTTCCTGGCGGTTGCGTCTCCAGCTGGGCGCCATTAGTTTGCTTTTGCCCCAAATGTGGGATTGGATTGCACAAAAAGCAGATCACTTTCAACTTGGTTACAATTACAGCTTTTAGAAATGAGGGCTTACAATTTCTAGAGTTTATGATGTGAAAAAGTATTAATGATTACTTTAATAATAAGTACCTTTAAGAGGGCCTAAGACGTTTTCTGAATAGCATGCTAAAGTTATTATTGGCATCTGTTAAGGGAAAGTTAACTTGAAGGTTAGTGGTTTACAATACCAAATCGTTTTCCCAATTAgaagttaattttaaaaacgaCTGATCTTTAAAGTTTATTGCTAATCGATATGGTTAGAATTTCTCAATGTCTCGTTAAGATTCTAGATCTATTTGTCCgataaaaataacacaaagttacatttttctgaatagtaaatttgttttcttaatGTAATTTTGTTGTAATATGGTAACTTAGGGACAAAAGTTaacatgacattgagaaaaCGGCTCTTGTATAGGTAAATCAGTTGGATTTTTCATAGTTCTTACCGAACAGCACCGggttattttgatttaaagattttgtaaGTAGTCTGCCTTAAAACAGTATGAAATAGAGATCCCTTTCAAGGGTAGACCCATGTTAATCACCAGACATTAGTCAAAAAAGAGTTATGTGCGCAATCCAATACCCAATTAAAAGTGCGACCCATAGTTCTAGCCCAGTTGCTCCAGTTACCCGCTTAACGCCACTCCATTTGCTCGTGTGGCTCGTCttaatcaacattttttacatGCTGCTcgattttgttttgcttggcGACTTCAATGTCAGGCCGATGTGGTCGTCAGTCACAGTCGATGTTGCTGATGTCGTTACCATTGTTGCCTGCTCTCAATGCCAGACAGTTGTtggccaggccaggccagCCGAGTTGGTCTAGAGTCGGGGCCAGTAATCAAAACCAAGCGAGGCGGTCACCCAGAGCGTCAGCTGCCGCCTCGGAAGTCGCTGCCGCACCGTTATggcttataaaaatgttttgtatcTGGCACTTATATATAGATACATTTCTGGGGGTCTGGCATTGGACGTCGGACAATGAGTCGGTGATTACTGGCTGCCCGCTGCTGGCTTGAGATGTCACTGGGAAAAGTGGAGCAGAGCCGTTCCCATTCGCCCCAAATCGCGGAGATTTTCGCCAATCGGCCGGGCTCCAAAAACCAACTAACACCAATTGTCGTCGATTTATCTCGGGGCAAGACAACAGAGATTTCATGCTGCATGCAATTTGCTTGTCAAAACTGTGGCACCGTTTTCGATGGCCAACGAATTGGCCACTTTTTACGCCCATTTCAACGCCATTTGTTGTCGTTAGGCCAGAGGTAGAAATGAAACCCAGAGCAGGTAGCTTGGGGCCCCTGACTTATGTCGTTTCATTAGACAAGCTTTTTTGGCGGTCCAAAGTATCTCATAGTTTGGAGCTCGGCTCTTTGGGGGCAGCTGCTCGGCTGTCATTGGCTTTGATTGGTTTGTTGAACGCGGCAAGGCCTTCGATTTCACTCGGCTGCGAAGGCGGCGCATGTGTAGATACATGGTAATTCGATCGAGCATTGAACCGCACTTCGGGAGGATCGCCCCGCAGTATCTGCCTGTCACACTGCAAATCtgcgaaaaataaaagagaaacGTGTATGTGCCCATCTTTCGACACTTTTGGCAAAAAGAAACTCTAATGGTCTGTGGGAAATTTCCTTGTCATTGTCTGGCCAAGGCAGTAAATCATTATCACAGCTTCAGTTAGCTAGCACCCGGTCTCCCGAGTGCAATTATGCAATTCTCGGCCAATAAATATATTGGTGTAATTCATGCTTCTCCCTCTTTCAGAGCCAACCACTCGCCGGCTGAGATGTGCGTCCAATTGGTGGCAACATTAATTATATAACTACCAAACGCCGTCAAAATCCCCGCTGAAATCAATTGCACAAAAGAAGAGAAAGACTCGCCAAGCGGTGCTAATGCGAAAGGAAACTCCCCGACAATCGCCAGAAATTgcaaagaaataaattatacaaaatgtcTATAAATACAAGACATTCGCCGTTCGGGCTCGGCGGcgccctgctgctgctcgccgCCTGGTGCCTCTGCCACCTGGCACACTTCGGCTCGGAGGCGCATGTGGCCCTCACCTACCCACCTGCCCGCAAGTACGACCTGGACTTTCTGGACAACGCGCGGACGAAGGCGCCGTGTGGCATGCCCAAAGGTGAGTGTTCTTTGTTGGGAGGGTGACCTGGATTTTGGATGCCCAAAGTGATCGGGAAATacacatataaatattaatagaaCAGTAGCTTTAGCAACCAATCTTATAGTAGAAATTCCAACTATGTGTGGCAAAAACACACAATGATAAAttcttatatttaataataatagttcTCAACTCTTTATGGCTGTTATAGTGTTTACTTCAAATCATATGCCAAGATTTTAAAGATAACTTGAGAGGTGTTAAGGGTCTGAAACATGTgatacaaatatttgttttattcatAAATTCAACAAtccaaaatgtttttcaaagCCAGTCACAATTGGTATCAATTAGTAAGAAATATTGAGGAACTTTATAGAGCTGTTTTGCAGTTTATTAAAGGAAGTGCAAACAAAGTTTCTTATTTGTTATATTCTCTTAATTAGGTTAGCAGTATCAAAACGAATTTATCTTTACTTATCCCCCCGAAAATGCATTTCCCCGCCTTAATTCGTGGGAAACACAGAAGCAGCTGCTCAATCAGGAGCACTCATTGGCCCAGCTCCACTGAAAATGCATGTCGCAACTGCCAATTGTTGGCCAACTCCGGTGGGTTTACTCAGCTCGTCTGCCAGGCACGCTTTGATTATAATATTATGGCTTATTACGCCTGGTTATGCGCGCTTTGTTTGCCTACTGTAATTGGTCAAGCACGTTCAATTCACACAAACATCGGGGG is part of the Drosophila biarmipes strain raj3 chromosome 2R, RU_DBia_V1.1, whole genome shotgun sequence genome and encodes:
- the LOC108022470 gene encoding 39S ribosomal protein L43, mitochondrial, with translation MSNSHLFLKSGFPRAPLQNGVGRYVCQLQRITLKFCKNNGSSRGMRDFIENHLVDFAKENPGIVVYVKPRRHRTPVLVGEYLNGEREWMSCRNSTQEEISKWIDLLKTQNGSSSSLRLRKMWHTDVPSIQGPWTPFLLRSPDAQGQVYPSEEASKPLETPQTATEKLIELFRQQQLESGKEAHEVLNKKRAE